Within Bacillota bacterium, the genomic segment GGCCTCCACCAGGCTCTCCAACGTCTCGTCGGCCACCGAAGACGTCCTGATGCACTGCCCGTTGCGCAGCACCGTGACCCGGTCCGCGAGCGACAGCACCTCCTGCAGGAAGTGCGATACGTATACGATCGTGGTCCCCGCAGCTTTCAGCCTCCGCACGAGGGAGAACAGCTTCTCCGTCTCTTCGGCGGACAGGGCGGCGGTGGGCTCGTCCATGATTATGACGCGCGCGTTCCGGGCCACGGCCCTGAGGATTTCGACCTTCTTCTGCTCGGCCACGCGCAGGGAGAACAAGAGGGCGTCCGGGGGGATGTACAGGCCGGAGTTGGCCACCAGTTCGTCGTAGCGCCTGCGCATCTCGCGTTCCTGTACGAACCCCCGCCGGACGCTCTCGATGCCGAGGAAGACGTTCTCGATGACCGTGCGCTGGGGGACGAGCGTGACCTCCTGGGAAATCAGCGCGATGCCGTCCGCGAGCGCGTCCCGCGGGGAACCGTAGGCGACGGAACGCCCCTCGATCAGGACCTGCCCGCTGTCGGGACGGTAGACTCCCCCGATGATCTTCCCCAGCGTGGACTTGCCCGCCCCGTTCTCGCCAACGAGGGCGTGGATCGTCCCCCGCTCGATGGCCAGGGACACGTCCTTCAGGGCCTCGACCCCGCCGAATCGCTTGCTCACGGACCTCAGGGTCACGATCGGCTGGCTGTCCATGTCGGGTCAGGGTCCCCCCGGCGCTTTCCGCGTGCGCACTACCACTGCGGCTGGAACTGCCCGATGTTCTCGGGGGTGATCACGGGACCTTCCGCCGGAAGGGGAGGCCGCCTGTCCTCCAGGTTGATGGACTCCGGCACCGGCTCACCCCGCACTGCCTTCACCGCCACTTCGACGAGCAACTGCCCCTGCGTGTAGGGGATATCGGCGTAGCTGGCGAACAGTTGCCCATCCTTGATGGCCTGCCAGCCCTCCTTGCTGCAGCCGTTGCCGATGAACTTGATCCCCTTCTCTATCCCGGCTTCCTTGGCGGCGTCGTACGCCCCTAGCGTCATCTGGTCGCCCGACGAGACCACGATGTTGATGTCAGGCTGGGCCTGGAAGACGTTCTGCATTACCTCCCGGGCCAGGTCGCGGCGGTACTGCGCCTCCTGGAAGGCCGCGATCTGGATGTTCGGATAGTCCTTGATGACCTGCTTGAGGGCCTCGAAGCGATCCTGGTCGATGGTGAGCGACTGCGCTCCGATCAGGTAGGCCACCTTGCACTGACCCATGCCGGCCGCCTTGACGACCGCCTTGCCCAGCCAGGTACCCGTCGACCACCCGGTCCGCCCGACCACGCACTTCACTCCGGGC encodes:
- a CDS encoding sugar ABC transporter substrate-binding protein is translated as PGVKCVVGRTGWSTGTWLGKAVVKAAGMGQCKVAYLIGAQSLTIDQDRFEALKQVIKDYPNIQIAAFQEAQYRRDLAREVMQNVFQAQPDINIVVSSGDQMTLGAYDAAKEAGIEKGIKFIGNGCSKEGWQAIKDGQLFASYADIPYTQGQLLVEVAVKAVRGEPVPESINLEDRRPPLPAEGPVITPENIGQFQPQW